The following coding sequences lie in one Miscanthus floridulus cultivar M001 chromosome 9, ASM1932011v1, whole genome shotgun sequence genomic window:
- the LOC136479796 gene encoding disease resistance protein RGA5-like, with translation MANAATSVMGSVIGKLADMLTDKYNLARDVKQGIRSLQDELRTMEAMLLRLEDKDDDQIDPLAKDWRSKVRELSYDIEDCIDRFVLNHSHGDGGSTANFVHKAIQMVKTLFKDRGIAEEIRRLKRLEARDLVGIDAPREEIISLLRCEDKEHKVVSIYGIGGQGKTTLAMEVYNKITEAAFDSRAFVSVSQTPDMKKLLRDILSQISKSHFDQSQMLETVEQLIRTVKECLKDKRYFILIDDIWNVWAWELVRSALPRNDNGSRIITTTRIEAVAKSCCTGIAAQMYQAKPLSHEDSQRLFFKRLFLSSDDCHPDLRKVSDDILKKCCGLPLAIISIAGLLANRSKAVEVWVNVLRSIAAAVDKDSPIDKMKRILLLSYVDLPHHLKSCLLYLSVFPEDYAH, from the exons ATGGCGAACGCCGCCACGAGCGTGATGGGCTCCGTCATCGGCAAGCTGGCCGACATGCTCACCGACAAGTACAACCTCGCCAGAGACGTCAAGCAAGGGATCCGGTCCCTCCAAGACGAGCTGCGCACCATGGAAGCCATGCTGCTGAGGctcgaagacaaggacgacgacCAGATCGATCCACTCGCCAAAGACTGGAGGAGCAAGGTGCGTGAGCTGTCATACGATATTGAGGATTGCATCGACCGTTTTGTGCTCAATCACAGCCATGGAGATGGAGGTTCCACGGCCAACTTTGTGCACAAGGCCATTCAAATGGTGAAAACGTTGTTCAAGGACAGAGGAATAGCAGAGGAGATCCGACGACTCAAGAGGCTC GAGGCCAGGGATCTTGTTGGAATCGATGCTCCTCGTGAGGAGATCATCAGCTTATTGAGATGTGAagacaaggagcacaaggtggtgTCCATCTATGGGATAGGTGGACAGGGGAAGACCACTCTCGCCATGGAGGTGTACAACAAAATCACTGAAGCTGCTTTTGATAGCCGGGCTTTTGTGTCTGTATCACAAACTCCAGATATGAAGAAACTTCTTAGAGATATATTGTCTCAAATAAGCAAGAGCCATTTTGACCAGTCACAGATGTTAGAGACAGTTGAGCAGCTCATCCGCACAGTGAAAGAATGCTTAAAGGACAAGAG GTACTTCATCTTGATTGATGATATCTGGAATGTATGGGCATGGGAGCTTGTACGATCTGCCTTACCTCGCAATGACAATGGAAGCAGAATTATTACTACAACACGCATTGAAGCAGTAGCCAAATCTTGTTGTACTGGTATTGCTGCACAAATGTATCAAGCAAAGCCCCTTAGTCATGAGGACTCCCAAAGATTATTCTTTAAGAGGCTATTTTTGTCCAGTGATGATTGCCACCCAGATTTGAGGAAAGTATCCGATGATATTTTAAAGAAATGTTGCGGCTTACCACTAGCCATAATCAGTATAGCTGGTTTATTAGCAAATAGAAGCAAAGCAGTGGAAGTCTGGGTCAATGTATTGAGGTCTATTGCTGCTGCAGTTGACAAAGATTCTCCCATTGATAAGATGAAAAGAATTCTGCTGCTGAGTTATGTTGACCTTCCTCACCATCTAAAGAGCTGTTTGTTATATCTGAGTGTGTTTCCAGAGGATTATGCCCATTGA